The segment TAGAGaagctagtaaacaaccaaaactagTCAAGATCTAAGGTAAGAAACTTCTCTAacaatcttcaattttttttaataatttgtcAAGGTAAAATAGTCAAGATCTAAGGGAagaaagttacatcaatcttcaagCAAGCATGTGTGGTTGATTAGatcattcatgttcatgtgtttgtcaagTTATTCCATTCAACATTCATGATAACATCTAAAAATAATTGCATCATCAAGAGATCCTATCAaccattgtagatctaaggtacaTCTTTcagcatttacttcaatatttacatgttctatttcaattcaattcaaggttaattccaaaattgggatttaatccaaggcaaacccctatccacaacccttttctctctttatatgtgtaggaaattgattatGGAGATATAATCAAAGTTTTCAATAGATTAGATGATGATGAATAGGTTCAAATTTTACAAAAGTGAAAAGTGGAAGACTAGGACAACCTACCACCCTAGTCTCAAGAATTAAGCCCTATTGTTGAACAAAAAGAACCAATTTTTGAACACTAAAACCTTTGAACAATCCCTCATATTTCATGGAAAAAAACAAGCTATCTATTGTGTTCATCTTCTATATTTTTGAtaagacaaattattaatatgaaatactccaatacATATACATTACTACCCCAATGtttgtacacataagaataatatttttttcaCTATGATAACAGTACTTGTTTAACTGAGCATCTTATTCTATAAATGATACACTTATAGTGGttagctatgatattttatttgaaacaaaaaattatttatttcacttgttaatgaatgtatttatgtcatttttatataacatttataggttctctTGTGTTCAAGTCCTGGTCCATTTTTGACaaacatttgataattttttatttacatgtgaaTAATCTATTTACAATATATAGTATACATATGTGGCAATATTGGATACTATAAGCACAAATGGGTGTACAACAATTGGACCTTGTACAACTACTGGCCCCTCTCCCCTATTTACATCTATGCCTTGTAGCTCTATGAATAAAATTAAAGTTAGAGTCAAAATTTTAGTGTATGCATGTTCATGAATTACAACTGTGGCATTCACATGTGTGCTCTCTTCATATGAATATCCACTAAGTTTGGATATGTAGGCTTTGTATGCACATAACTGAATTCTCAAACCTTTTTACCTATTCTACAAGGCAACAATCTCATAGTTCTAGACTTCACATGCACTTCAACGTTTAATATCATTTTGAGCTAAATCTAttgaatttaggaaagaaatatTTTCATTTGGTTCTCTAAATGAATCTAGAACTACACATTTATCCTGCAAGGATTTGCATATTTAAGATATATTGTCTTTCATATTTTTACTTAAACCTTTGTGGGGTTGAACTAGGTGAAGGCTGAACATGTTCCCTTGCAACATAACAACAATCCTGTAAAGACGTTTTTGAGTATTGTgtatttgtatttttaaatatCACCAATTTTATATAGCAATAAAATCAAAAGGCAAATCAAGTGTAATAGAAATTTAGTTTGTACATTGTCATGGATCATTTAATGGACAAATGTGAGATCCAAGTTTGTAGGAGTGTTTCAAACCTATAAAATTAAATTTCCTTAATGCATATTATTACAATTCTAAGGAAAGCCTTAAGGTGAACAGAGCTTTATTTTAGATTGCAAGTCTCTAATTCTTGATGTCATATCAAATTTTATTCATCAGTGAACTTAAAAATTGAATATCTTTATttattacttttatcttcttatatTTTGACGTTTACTATTAAAAATATGCATACTCTCaattattctttaattaattaagtatatTTATATTTGCTTCTATAAATTTGATAAAATTAACTTCGAAAAAGACTTGTTTCACTAATATAAAGTAGATGTGTTGGACATAAAacaaatttcttatacatatgtaAAGGAAGAGACAATTGTAACATTCCTCACCTTAAACCCCTTCCTTTATAAAATATCTCAACAAttataaatgtaattttttttacatattaaTATTTTATGATGTGAACTCTTCATTATGAAAAAAAAGATTAAGTGAAGATACAAATTTTTATATAAATTGAAATCAACATAATATTTCTTAATATATTAAGATTGAGAATCCTTATTTTAAAATCTATATAAAAATAAACACTCttttataaatgataatatagataATATAGACACTTAATCATGAAAGACACCACACTGTttataattaaaagaaaaattaggtGAAGATCAGCAGTTTTGATGTGATGGCACAACTGCAACAAACAGAACTCTCCTCTGGTGACGATTCCAAACTCAGATTATTCATTGGAAGTATTCGCGAAACCCACGTCCACCTACAACATGATAAGTGGTTGGTAGACGTCTACATCTTTGATACACAAGATCGTCTCTAACACCACATGATCCTCATCCTGCACATGCCAAGCATTTACAGTTGCCTAGTCTTGCGAGAGGAGGAAAGCAGAAATGTCGGAGAAAGGTGAGGCTGAGCTACTCGAGGATTTCGCTAGTCTAATCAAGCTTTACAGTGACGGATCAGTTGAAAGAGGAGACGACTCATCTTTCCCCGTCGCCCTTTCAGAGAACGATAACTTCAATTACAAGCATGTGGAATACAAAGACGTCGTGATGGACGAGGCAACTGGATTGTGGGCGCGCCTCTACTTGCCGCCCGAAACAACGAGCAAAGCGCCCCTAATAATGTACTACCATGGCGGCGGGTTTTGCATCCATAGCCCGACAGCGCCCATCGTACACCGCGCGTGCCAGATGTGGGCGGCCAGGCTCGGCGCACTCTTCGTTTCAGTCAATTACAGGTTGGCTCCTGAGCACCGCCTTCCTTGTGCGTACCAGGATTCCATCGCAGCGCTGCACTGGCTCCAGCTGCAGGCCGTGGTGGCGGAATCAGCAGATCCGTGGTTGGGCTCCCACGCCGACTTTTCTAGGGTTTTTCTGGCGGGCGACAGCGCAGGAGGGAACATTGCGCATCATTTGGGCTTGTGGGCGGCCGGCGCAAAGGCGGAGATCGAAATCAAGGGGCTGATTTTGGTGTATCCGTACTTCGGAGGCGAAGAGCGCACGTCGTCGGAGAAGGAGAACTCGTCAGTTTTCAGTTTGGAGGAGTCGGACGCCCTGTGGAGACTTGCCTTGCCCGTGGGAAGCAACAGAGATCATCCCTTCTCCAACCCCCTTGTAGATGAAGCCGTTGCCTCTGCTCCTGACATTCCACCGATGCTTTTTGTGATTGCAGGGCACGATTTACTGAGAGATCGACAGATGAACTACTGTGAGTTTCTGAAGAAATGTGGGAAACAGATTCGTGTGCATGTGTGTGACGAGGAAGACCATGGCTTCCTTTTCTCCAAAATGGAGGAGCCCAGCTTAGTTGAAGCCCTCCGTTGCATCTCTGATTTCATCAAATGAAAACAGTGCCGTCACAGGACAAGTTTTTGTTCTACATCTTTTTACTAAATGTATGATTTTATTTACCTAGTCGCCGTTTATTATCCCACGATTTCTGTACATAATTTTGCTTTGTCGTTGATATGCTGAGGCTTGACCCTCGTTTGTAATTTGGATTTCATATAAGAGTTAAGTTTGCTTTGAGATTTTAGTTACGCGGTGCGTGATAAGCCTACGTATACGTGTTTTTATGGAAGAATATTTTTATAATTTGCTTTATATGAAATAGGGGAAGAGTACTAATAGATAATATAGTTTCAATAACTGTCATTTTATTGTCATGTTGAACctctaaaatataaaaaaaaattgtcaatacataaatataaaaataccagtaaatatttattttaacaccaatacatgtgtcataaatgaattagtagttgacaacaaaaaagtgaaaaaaataaacaactactggtacatttcctattcaaaacaacttgcacaaataataaacattttttattttttttaaaacttaatgtttacatttgccactttatgcaagtggctaaaaagtacaaatgtactccaattacaattacatatgcacaactattggtgcattacatgacataaaaacaatcaactTTAGACTTTTTAGACACTCAAGCGCACATTCTTTCAAATATCCCTTCACAGcttcatgcattaaatggatctgcatttgCAACAATTGGTGTAAGGCTCCACAGTaaccaagaatttgcataaaatcaaattaaaaaaaccaagtttcattcaaagcatagaagaaaactgaacaatgtgaagcaatggaggactgcatatttaatatgacatgactgTCTGTTTcctacaaaaattcaaatttgaaaatagctagctaccacaatcgaatgcatagcatattcgaattatattataagacagaaTTTTCcgtgtcactttcattacaatccaattcatggCATATTCCTGAGCTCTACAAATACCCTCTGCACATTCCTTATTCAAGGGCACACATTCAGGTTGGTGCACACAAAATAACTAAATTGCCTCTGCACATTCCTTATTCAAGGGCGCACATTCAGGTTGGTGCATAGAAAATAACTAAATTCCCTCTGCACATTCCTTATTCAAGGGCGCAGATTCAGGTTGGTGCACACAGAATAACTAAATTCCCTTTGCAGTCAGCGTTAAATgctataaattattcaattaaaattatattattttcaataaaccaacatttctttcaatatagtcattgtaaataatattaatagccatattggatgtccaatgatggtttagctccttcgtagctgcattatactttgtctattgatgatttctttgtatgtggtt is part of the Cryptomeria japonica chromosome 10, Sugi_1.0, whole genome shotgun sequence genome and harbors:
- the LOC131062832 gene encoding probable carboxylesterase 15 translates to MSEKGEAELLEDFASLIKLYSDGSVERGDDSSFPVALSENDNFNYKHVEYKDVVMDEATGLWARLYLPPETTSKAPLIMYYHGGGFCIHSPTAPIVHRACQMWAARLGALFVSVNYRLAPEHRLPCAYQDSIAALHWLQLQAVVAESADPWLGSHADFSRVFLAGDSAGGNIAHHLGLWAAGAKAEIEIKGLILVYPYFGGEERTSSEKENSSVFSLEESDALWRLALPVGSNRDHPFSNPLVDEAVASAPDIPPMLFVIAGHDLLRDRQMNYCEFLKKCGKQIRVHVCDEEDHGFLFSKMEEPSLVEALRCISDFIK